The following proteins come from a genomic window of Chaetodon auriga isolate fChaAug3 chromosome 16, fChaAug3.hap1, whole genome shotgun sequence:
- the LOC143334447 gene encoding guanine nucleotide-binding protein G(I)/G(S)/G(O) subunit gamma-12-like yields the protein MSGKMCSSNSVVQAQKLVDQLRVEASIERIKISLTAADLVRYCQEHRRSDPLLTGIAASSNPFKDKKTCVLL from the exons ATGTCAGGAAAgatgtgcagcagcaacagcgtTGTTCAGGCACAAAAACTGGTGGATCAACTTCGGGTGGAGGCGAGCATTGAGAGAATCAAG ATctccctgacagcagcagacttGGTCCGGTACTGCCAGGAACACAGGCGCAGTGACCCTCTGCTCACCGGCATCGCTGCCTCGTCCAATCCTTTCAAAGACAAGAAGacctgtgtgctgctttga
- the dhps gene encoding deoxyhypusine synthase, with product MADHAPSVAMEAVLKPSCDLPEDMPKIRGYDFNQGIDLHAVLKSYLTTGFQASRLSLAIQEINQMIEKRLEPVKADERNECEESGEASCKLGCTIFLGYTSNLISSGVRESIRYLAEHKMVDVIVTTAGGIEEDFIKCLAHTYLGDFSLPGKDLRQRGINRIGNLLVPNDNYCKFEDWLMPILDQMLLEQNTEGTRWTPSKMIHRLGKEINNTDSVYYWAYKNNIPVFSPALTDGSLGDMIYFHSYRNPGLVLDIVEDIRKLNSLAVFAKRTGMIILGGGLVKHHIANANLMRNGADYAVFVNTGQEFDGSDSGARPDEAVSWGKIKTDAKPVKVYADASLVFPLIVAETFALHADKLTAGKKTD from the exons ATGGCAGACCACGCCCCTTCTGTTGCCATGGAGGCCGTACTCAAGCCCAGCTGTGACCTCCCAGAGGACATGCCAAAGATCAGAGGATACGACTTCAACCAGGGGATTGATCTGCATGCAGTGCTGAAGTCCTACCTCACCACGGGCTTCCAGGCCAGCAGGCTGAGCTTGGCCATTCAGGAGATCAACCAAATG ATAGAGAAGCGTCTCGAGCCAGTGAAGGCAGATGAAAGAAATGAGTGTGAAGAGTCTGGTGAAGCCTCCTGCAAGTTGGGCTGCACCATCTTCCTGGGTTACACCTCCAACCTCATTAGCTCCGGAGTCAGAGAGAGCATCCGCTACCTGGCAGAGCACAAAATG GTGGATGTGATTGTAACCACAGCTGGAGGCATAGAAGAGGATTTCATCAAGTGTCTGGCTCACACCTACTTGGGAGACTTCAGCCTGCCTGGCAAGGACCTCCGCCAGAGGGGCATCAACAG GATAGGGAATCTGCTGGTGCCCAATGACAACTACTGTAAGTTTGAAGACTGGCTGATGCCCATCCTGGACCAGATGCTGTTGGAGCAGAACACAGAG GGCACTCGTTGGACTCCCTCCAAAATGATTCATCGACTTGGCAAGGAGATCAATAATACCGACTCTGTGTACTACTGGGCATACAAG AATAACATTCCAGTGTTCAGTCCTGCTCTGACAGACGGCTCTCTGGGCGACATGATCTACTTCCACTCTTATAGGAACCCTGGCTTGGTTTTGGACATAGTGGAAG ATATTCGCAAGTTGAACAGCCTGGCAGTGTTTGCCAAAAGGACGGGAATGATCATCCTGGGAGGAGGGCTGGTCAAACATCATATAGCCAATGCTAATCTTATG AGGAATGGAGCTGActatgcagtgtttgtgaatacGGGTCAGGAGTTTGACGGCTCTGACTCTGGGGCCAGACCTGATGAGGCTGTATCCTGGGGCAAGATCAAGACAGATGCCAAACCCGTTAAG GTGTATGCAGATGCCTCTTTAGTCTTCCCTCTGATAGTGGCTGAGACCTTCGCTCTCCACGCTGACAAGCTGACTGCCGGCAAGAAAACAGATTAA
- the LOC143334042 gene encoding transportin-2 isoform X1, whose amino-acid sequence MEWQPDEQGLQQVLQLLKDSQSPNTVTQRAVQQKLEQLNQFPDFNNYLIFVLTRLKTEDEPTRSLSGLILKNNVKAHYQNFPPTVADFIKQECLNNIGDPSPLIRATIGILITTIASKGELQTWPELLPQLCNLLNSEDYNTCEGSFGALQKICEDSSELLDSDALNRPLNIMIPKFLQFFKHCSPKIRSHAIACVNQFIIGRAQALMDNIDTFIESLFALAADEDSEVRKNVCRALVMLLEVRIDRLIPHMHSIIQYMLQRTQDPDENVALEACEFWLTLAEQPICKEMLSGHLVQLIPILVNGMKYSEIDIILLKGDVEEDEAVPDSDQDIKPRFHKSRTVTLQHEGGEGEEGEDIEDDDDDDDDTLSDWNLRKCSAAALDVLANVFRDELLPHLLPLLKGLLFHPDWVIKESGILVLGAIAEGCMQGMVPYLPELIPHLIQCLCDKKALVRSIACWTLSRYAHWVVSQPPDSYLKPLMTELLKRILDGNKKVQEAACSAFATLEEEACTELVPYLSFILDTLVFAFGKYQHKNLLILYDAIGTLADSVGHHLNQPEYIQKLMPPLIAKWNELKDEDKDLFPLLECLSSVATALQSGFLPYCEPVYQRCVTLVQKTLAQAMMYNQHPDQYEAPDKDFMIVALDLLSGLAEGLGGHVEQLVARSNIMTLLFQCMQDTMPEVRQSSFALLGDLTKACFLHVKPCIAEFMPILGLNLNPEFISVCNNATWAIGEISMQMGAEMQPYVGMVLPHLVEIINRPNTPKTLLENTAITIGRLGYVCPQEVAPQLQQFIRPWCTSLRNIRDNEEKDSAFRGICVMIGVNPAGVVQDFIFFCDAVASWVNPKDDLRDMFYKILHGFKDQVGEENWQQFSEQFPPLLKERLSACYGV is encoded by the exons atgGAGTGGCAGCCAGATGAGCAGGGACTTCAGCAGGTCCTCCAGCTGCTCAAAGACTCACAGTCACccaacacagtcacacagagagcTGTCCAACAA AAACTTGAACAACTCAACCAGTTCCCTGACTTCAACAACTATCTCATCTTTGTCCTCACACGACTTAAAACTGAAG aCGAGCCGACTCGCTCACTTAGCGGTCTGATACTAAAGAACAATGTTAAGGCCCACTACCAGAACTTCCCCCCAACTGTTGCTGACTTTATCAAGCAGGAATGTCTCAACAACATTGGCGACCCTTCGCCGCTCATCCGTGCCACCATTG GCATCCTGATCACTACTATCGCCTCCAAGGGAGAGCTACAGACGTGGCCTGAGTTGCTGCCCCAGCTTTGCAACTTGCTGAACTCAGAGGACTACAACACCTGCGAG GGCTCGTTTGGAGCACTGCAGAAAATCTGCGAGGACTCGTCGGAGCTGCTGGACAGTGATGCTCTGAACAGACCCCTCAACATTATGATTCCCAAATTTCTTCAGTTCTTCAAGCACTGCAGCCCCAAGATTAG ATCCCATGCCATAGCCTGTGTGAACCAGTTCATCATTGGCCGAGCCCAGGCTCTAATGGACAACATTGACACCTTCATAGAG AGCCTGTTTGCGCTGGCAGCAGATGAGGACTCTGAGGTTCGGAAGAATGTGTGCCGAGCCCTGGTCATGTTACTGGAAGTCCGCATTGACCGCCTCATCCCCCACATGCACAGCATCATCCAG taCATGCTGCAGAGAACCCAGGACCCCGATGAGAACGTGGCTCTGGAGGCCTGCGAGTTTTGGCTGACTTTAGCAGAGCAACCTATCTGTAAGGAGATGCTGTCTGGACACCTGGTGCA GCTCATACCTATCTTGGTAAATGGGATGAAGTACTCAGAGATAGACATCATACTATTAAAG gGTGATGTGGAAGAGGATGAGGCAGTTCCAGACAGCGATCAGGACATCAAGCCCCGTTTCCACAAGTCGCGCACAGTCACCTTGCAGCATGAAGGAGGGGAGGGCGAGGAGGGGGAGGACattgaagatgatgatgacgatgatgatgacacGCTGTCTGACTGGAACTTGC GAAagtgttcagctgcagcactggaCGTCCTTGCCAACGTGTTCCGTGACGAGCTGCTGCCACACCTCCTGCCTCTCCTGAAAGGCCTGCTCTTCCATCCGGACTGGGTCATCAAGGAGTCTGGCATCCTGGTGTTGGGGGCCATAGCTGAGG GCTGCATGCAGGGCATGGTGCCCTACCTGCCGGAGCTGATCCCTCACCTCATCCAGTGTCTGTGTGACAAAAAGGCCCTGGTGCGCTCAATTGCCTGCTGGACCCTGAGTCGCTATGCACATTGGGTGGTCTCCCAGCCCCCCGACTCCTACCTCAAACCCCTTATGACTGAGCTTCTGAAGCGCATCCTGGATGGCAACAAGAAGGTACAGGAGGCCGCCTGCAG TGCGTTTGCCAccctggaggaggaggcatgCACAGAGCTGGTGCCCTACCTGAGCTTTATTCTGGACACGCTGGTGTTTGCCTTTGGGAAGTACCAGCACAAGAATCTCCTCATTCTCTACGATGCCATCGGCACTCTGGCAGACTCAGTGGGTCACCATCTCAATCAGCCC GAGTACATTCAGAAGTTAATGCCCCCCCTTATTGCCAAGTGGAACGAGCTGAAGGACGAAGACAAGGATCTCTTCCCACTACTAGAG TGTCTGTCATCAGTAGCCACTGCCCTGCAGAGTGGTTTCCTGCCTTACTGTGAGCCTGTCTACCAGCGCTGTGTCACACTCGTCCAGAAGACATTAGCTCAGGCTATG ATGTACAACCAGCATCCAGATCAGTACGAGGCTCCTGACAAGGACTTTATGATTGTGGCCTTGGATCTGCTGAGCGGCCTGGCTGAGGGTTTAGGGGGTCATGTGGAGCAGCTAGTGGCCCGCTCTAACATCATGACTCTGCTTTTCCAGTGCATGCAG GATACGATGCCTGAGGTGAGGCAAAGCTCCTTCGCTCTGCTGGGAGATCTAACCAAGGCATGCTTCCTCCATGTTAAGCCCTGCATTG CTGAGTTCATGCCCATCCTGGGGCTCAACCTGAACCCAGAGTTTATATCGGTGTGTAACAATGCTACATGGGCAATTGGAGAGATCTCCATGCAAATgg gtgCAGAGATGCAGCCGTATGTGGGCATGGTTCTGCCACACCTGGTGGAGATCATCAATAGACCCAACACACCCAAGAcactgctggaaaacacag CCATTACGATCGGCAGACTGGGTTACGTCTGTCCCCAGGAAGTggcaccacagctgcagcagttcattCGACCATG gtgcACATCGTTGAGGAACATCAGAGATAACGAGGAGAAGGACTCGGCCTTCCGGGGGATCTGTGTGATGATCGGCGTTAACCCTGCAGGAGTGGTGCAG gacttcattttcttctgtgaTGCTGTGGCCTCCTGGGTCAACCCCAAGGACGACTTGAGAGACATGTTTTATAAG ATCTTGCATGGCTTCAAGGACCAGGTCGGGGAAGAGAACTGGCAGCAGTTCTCTGagcagtttcctcctctgttgaaGGAGCGCCTGTCAGCCTGCTATGGCGTCTAA
- the LOC143334042 gene encoding transportin-2 isoform X2: MSVSQGSFGALQKICEDSSELLDSDALNRPLNIMIPKFLQFFKHCSPKIRSHAIACVNQFIIGRAQALMDNIDTFIESLFALAADEDSEVRKNVCRALVMLLEVRIDRLIPHMHSIIQYMLQRTQDPDENVALEACEFWLTLAEQPICKEMLSGHLVQLIPILVNGMKYSEIDIILLKGDVEEDEAVPDSDQDIKPRFHKSRTVTLQHEGGEGEEGEDIEDDDDDDDDTLSDWNLRKCSAAALDVLANVFRDELLPHLLPLLKGLLFHPDWVIKESGILVLGAIAEGCMQGMVPYLPELIPHLIQCLCDKKALVRSIACWTLSRYAHWVVSQPPDSYLKPLMTELLKRILDGNKKVQEAACSAFATLEEEACTELVPYLSFILDTLVFAFGKYQHKNLLILYDAIGTLADSVGHHLNQPEYIQKLMPPLIAKWNELKDEDKDLFPLLECLSSVATALQSGFLPYCEPVYQRCVTLVQKTLAQAMMYNQHPDQYEAPDKDFMIVALDLLSGLAEGLGGHVEQLVARSNIMTLLFQCMQDTMPEVRQSSFALLGDLTKACFLHVKPCIAEFMPILGLNLNPEFISVCNNATWAIGEISMQMGAEMQPYVGMVLPHLVEIINRPNTPKTLLENTAITIGRLGYVCPQEVAPQLQQFIRPWCTSLRNIRDNEEKDSAFRGICVMIGVNPAGVVQDFIFFCDAVASWVNPKDDLRDMFYKILHGFKDQVGEENWQQFSEQFPPLLKERLSACYGV; this comes from the exons ATGTCCGTGTCTCAGGGCTCGTTTGGAGCACTGCAGAAAATCTGCGAGGACTCGTCGGAGCTGCTGGACAGTGATGCTCTGAACAGACCCCTCAACATTATGATTCCCAAATTTCTTCAGTTCTTCAAGCACTGCAGCCCCAAGATTAG ATCCCATGCCATAGCCTGTGTGAACCAGTTCATCATTGGCCGAGCCCAGGCTCTAATGGACAACATTGACACCTTCATAGAG AGCCTGTTTGCGCTGGCAGCAGATGAGGACTCTGAGGTTCGGAAGAATGTGTGCCGAGCCCTGGTCATGTTACTGGAAGTCCGCATTGACCGCCTCATCCCCCACATGCACAGCATCATCCAG taCATGCTGCAGAGAACCCAGGACCCCGATGAGAACGTGGCTCTGGAGGCCTGCGAGTTTTGGCTGACTTTAGCAGAGCAACCTATCTGTAAGGAGATGCTGTCTGGACACCTGGTGCA GCTCATACCTATCTTGGTAAATGGGATGAAGTACTCAGAGATAGACATCATACTATTAAAG gGTGATGTGGAAGAGGATGAGGCAGTTCCAGACAGCGATCAGGACATCAAGCCCCGTTTCCACAAGTCGCGCACAGTCACCTTGCAGCATGAAGGAGGGGAGGGCGAGGAGGGGGAGGACattgaagatgatgatgacgatgatgatgacacGCTGTCTGACTGGAACTTGC GAAagtgttcagctgcagcactggaCGTCCTTGCCAACGTGTTCCGTGACGAGCTGCTGCCACACCTCCTGCCTCTCCTGAAAGGCCTGCTCTTCCATCCGGACTGGGTCATCAAGGAGTCTGGCATCCTGGTGTTGGGGGCCATAGCTGAGG GCTGCATGCAGGGCATGGTGCCCTACCTGCCGGAGCTGATCCCTCACCTCATCCAGTGTCTGTGTGACAAAAAGGCCCTGGTGCGCTCAATTGCCTGCTGGACCCTGAGTCGCTATGCACATTGGGTGGTCTCCCAGCCCCCCGACTCCTACCTCAAACCCCTTATGACTGAGCTTCTGAAGCGCATCCTGGATGGCAACAAGAAGGTACAGGAGGCCGCCTGCAG TGCGTTTGCCAccctggaggaggaggcatgCACAGAGCTGGTGCCCTACCTGAGCTTTATTCTGGACACGCTGGTGTTTGCCTTTGGGAAGTACCAGCACAAGAATCTCCTCATTCTCTACGATGCCATCGGCACTCTGGCAGACTCAGTGGGTCACCATCTCAATCAGCCC GAGTACATTCAGAAGTTAATGCCCCCCCTTATTGCCAAGTGGAACGAGCTGAAGGACGAAGACAAGGATCTCTTCCCACTACTAGAG TGTCTGTCATCAGTAGCCACTGCCCTGCAGAGTGGTTTCCTGCCTTACTGTGAGCCTGTCTACCAGCGCTGTGTCACACTCGTCCAGAAGACATTAGCTCAGGCTATG ATGTACAACCAGCATCCAGATCAGTACGAGGCTCCTGACAAGGACTTTATGATTGTGGCCTTGGATCTGCTGAGCGGCCTGGCTGAGGGTTTAGGGGGTCATGTGGAGCAGCTAGTGGCCCGCTCTAACATCATGACTCTGCTTTTCCAGTGCATGCAG GATACGATGCCTGAGGTGAGGCAAAGCTCCTTCGCTCTGCTGGGAGATCTAACCAAGGCATGCTTCCTCCATGTTAAGCCCTGCATTG CTGAGTTCATGCCCATCCTGGGGCTCAACCTGAACCCAGAGTTTATATCGGTGTGTAACAATGCTACATGGGCAATTGGAGAGATCTCCATGCAAATgg gtgCAGAGATGCAGCCGTATGTGGGCATGGTTCTGCCACACCTGGTGGAGATCATCAATAGACCCAACACACCCAAGAcactgctggaaaacacag CCATTACGATCGGCAGACTGGGTTACGTCTGTCCCCAGGAAGTggcaccacagctgcagcagttcattCGACCATG gtgcACATCGTTGAGGAACATCAGAGATAACGAGGAGAAGGACTCGGCCTTCCGGGGGATCTGTGTGATGATCGGCGTTAACCCTGCAGGAGTGGTGCAG gacttcattttcttctgtgaTGCTGTGGCCTCCTGGGTCAACCCCAAGGACGACTTGAGAGACATGTTTTATAAG ATCTTGCATGGCTTCAAGGACCAGGTCGGGGAAGAGAACTGGCAGCAGTTCTCTGagcagtttcctcctctgttgaaGGAGCGCCTGTCAGCCTGCTATGGCGTCTAA
- the fbxw9 gene encoding F-box/WD repeat-containing protein 9 — MSEARVDLSEAGPGTHGGLDGPSPDPVKPPSSEASSSDQQGLLPAGHPTSSDASPSPSAEASGLLSLPWEMVTHIASHLPAQCVITVLPKVCHALGNVGKDSTAWQLRARRLIGSRASFPVGPREDFDWPSACLEMEQLITCWTGQGQLVARQTQEDEEEREQVRLQERARHDGELVAEGQEDGREDEVEGVGVAAQAVAYGVDEGMEVAMEGDDGKMQPIVGGDQLARLREALEERLADDAAALMEERDHEMAFDADEGQDGALNNREDLPNPRNIGNGRQVEMEQRQSPRSPSPPPALECITLPSGHIAQVNSVLLVGGEGAVCATGSRDWNVKLWDLQSGSGGTLLHTLGGQGDFSTHRGWVWCLASQGPLLASGAFDSTVRLWDLQAGGAERGLIRAGAAVLCLSYQTDVLLAGTFDKRVSLYDTRAAEPLVKSLRLHGNAVMCLAADDKYIISGSKDCTVAIYDRRAGKGLKRLRLSSYLLSMSYSGSEVWAGDNSGMLHSFSAQGGTLKPLSQFDVGHTALVTGIHRSPGSLYTCSSDRTVKVHIPCAPPRTLCTLHHQDGVSGLSVEAGILAVASGDACVEVWRPRK; from the exons ATGTCTGAGGCCAGGGTAGACCTGAGTGAAGCAGGGCCAGGGACACACGGTGGCCTGGATGGACCATCTCCTGACCCTGTGAAACCTCCGAGCAGTGAAGCCTCCAGCTCTGACCAACAGGG TCTTCTGCCCGCTGGTCACCCAACCTCATCTGATGCCAGTCCCTCACCTTCTGCTGAGGCAAGTGGCTTGTTGTCATTGCCATGGGAGATGGTGACACACATTGCCTCGCACCTTCCTGCTCAGTGTGTCATCACTGTGTTGCCAAAG GTCTGTCATGCATTGGGTAATGTGGGTAAGGACAGCACTGCTTGGCAGCTCCGGGCACGCAGACTGATAGGATCCCGAGCTAGCTTTCCAGTGGGGCCAAGGGAGGACTTTGACTGGCCTTCTGCCTGCTTAGAGATGGAGCAGCTGATAACCTGCTGGACAGGCCAAGGGCAGCTTGTGGCCAGGCAAACccaagaggatgaggaggaaagggaaCAAGTGAGACTGCAGGAAAGAGCAAGGCACGATGGGGAACTAGTTGCAGAAGGACAGGAAGATGGTAGAGAGGATGAGGTAGAAGGGGTGGGAGTGGCTGCTCAGGCGGTTGCGTATGGTGTTGATGAAGGAATGGAGGTGGCAATGGAAGGTGATGATGGTAAAATGCAGCCCATTGTAGGTGGGGACCAACTGGCGAGATTGAGGGAGGCGTTGGAAGAGAGACTTGCGGATGACGCAGCTGCACTGATGGAAGAAAGGGACCACGAGATGGCGTTTGATGCTGATGAAGGCCAAGATGGTGCTCTAAATAACCGAGAGGACTTGCCAAACCCCAGGAATATAGGTAATGGAAGACAGGTAGAGATGGAGCAACGTCAATCCCCCAGAAGTCCTAGCCCACCCCCAGCACTGGAGTGCATCACCCTACCTTCAGGCCACATTGCCCAAGTCAACTCAGTCCTCCTCGTCGGGGGAGAGGGGGCAGTTTGTGCCACAGGTTCTAGAGACTGGAATGTTAAACTGTGGGATCTACAGTCAGGCTCTGGTggcacactgctgcacacattgGGGGGGCAGGGTGACTTCAGCACCCATCGGGGCTGGGTCTGGTGCCTGGCATCTCAGGGACCTCTGCTGGCCTCAGGGGCCTTTGACAGCACAGTGAGGCTGTGGGACCTACAGGCAGGTGGTGCAGAGAGGGGCCTGATCAGAGCTGgggctgctgtgctctgcttgTCCTATCAGACGGATGTACTGCTGGCTGGTACATTTGACAAGAGGGTCAGCCTGTATGACACCAGAG CTGCTGAACCCCTGGTGAAAAGCCTCCGTCTCCATGGTAATGCTGTAATGTGCCTAGCTGCAGATGACAAGTACATCATCTCTGGGAGTAAAGACTGCACTGTGGCTATCTATGACCGCAGGGCAGGCAAAGGCTTGAAGAGACTGCGG CTGAGCTCTTACCTGCTGTCTATGAGCTACAGTGGCTCTGAAGTATGGGCAGGAGACAATAGCGGCATGCTCCACTCCTTTTCCGCTCAAGGTGGGACCTTAAAACCCCTGTCCCAGTTTGATGTGGGTCACACAGCTCTGGTCACTGGCATCCACAGGTCACCTGGAAGCCTCTACACCTGTTCATCTGATCGTACTGTCAAG GTACATATCCCTTGTGCGCCTCCAAGGACATTGTGCACACTGCATCACCAAGATGGAGTCAGTGGG CTGAGTGTGGAGGCTGGAATCCTTGCCGTTGCCTCAGGGGATGCATGTGTGGAAGTCTGGAGGCCCAGAAAATGA